From Apium graveolens cultivar Ventura chromosome 9, ASM990537v1, whole genome shotgun sequence, the proteins below share one genomic window:
- the LOC141687275 gene encoding H/ACA ribonucleoprotein complex subunit 1-like protein 2, whose amino-acid sequence MRPPRGVGFRGGRDGGSGFEGGRGRGGGGRGFGGGGRGYQDESPPAEVVEVASFVHACEGDIVTKLTNEKIPYFNAPIYLQNKTQIGEVDEIFGPINESFFSIKMVEGIIAASYSAGDKFYIEPYKLLPLSRFLPQPKGQASAGGRGGGRGGGKGGGRGFSRGGGGGFRGRGAPRGGRGGGFRDGSRGGRGFRGRGRF is encoded by the exons ATGCGACCACCAAGAGGCGTCGGCTTTAGAGGCGGAAGAGACGGGGGCAGTGGTTTCGAAGGCGGCCGAGGAAGAGGCGGTGGCGGTCGTGGCTTCGGCGGCGGCGGTCGTGGTTATCAAGATGAAAGCCCTCCTGCTGAAGTTGTTG AGGTCGCGTCTTTCGTTCACGCTTGCGAAGGCGATATTGTTACAAAGCTAACTAATGAGAAGATACCTTACTTTAATGCTCCCATTTATCTTCAGAACAAGACTCAGATTGGGGAAGTCGATGAAATTTTCGGTCCAATTAACGAATCA TTTTTCTCCATTAAAATGGTTGAAGGAATTATAGCGGCTTCTTACTCAGCTGGAGACAAGTTTTACATCGAACCATATAAGCTTCTTCCGTTGTCTAGATTTCTTCCACAACCAAA GGGACAAGCATCGGCTGGTGGTAGAGGTGGAGGTCGTGGAGGAGGAAAAGGCGGTGGACGTGGATTTAGTCGTGGTGGAGGTGGTGGTTTTCGGGGAAGGGGTGCCCCAAGAGGTGGGCGAGGCGGTGGATTCCGAGACGGTAGTCGTGGTGGCAGAGGTTTTAGGGGAAGAGGGAGGTTTTAG